In Thermanaerothrix sp., one DNA window encodes the following:
- the argC gene encoding N-acetyl-gamma-glutamyl-phosphate reductase produces the protein MYRVAVMGAAGLAGGELLRILSQHPRMEASLICSSSSKGQPVRSCHPHLAHAYRSRTFEAPEAALEGQWDLIFLALPHGRSAPWVERLMPLVEDGRRIVDLSGDFRLRDPREHETWYGKHPCPNLLGSFVYGLPELNRQRIASARLVSGVGCNATGAMLCLAPLARSPLWELVEDVAVECRAGSSEGGGRPSEGGMHVFRSRSMRLVSAFLHRHMAEVLQELNIPSSLLSMTLTTAEMVRGVQCLAHVRLKDRVPEADLWRACRDAFGDEPFVDLCPARPAHLRIPDPRMVLGSNRAMVGFVLDSSGKRLIMGSAIDNLMKGAAGTAVQCANLMLGLREEEGLAMPPVYPA, from the coding sequence ATGTATAGGGTAGCCGTCATGGGGGCCGCGGGCCTTGCGGGGGGCGAGCTCCTTAGGATACTCTCCCAGCACCCACGCATGGAAGCATCCCTAATATGCTCCTCATCGTCTAAGGGACAGCCCGTAAGATCCTGCCATCCCCACTTGGCCCATGCCTATAGATCCCGCACCTTCGAGGCCCCGGAGGCGGCGTTGGAGGGTCAATGGGACTTGATCTTCCTTGCCCTTCCCCATGGAAGAAGCGCGCCTTGGGTGGAGAGGCTCATGCCCCTGGTGGAGGATGGAAGAAGGATAGTGGACCTCTCGGGGGACTTTCGTCTAAGGGACCCACGGGAGCACGAGACCTGGTACGGCAAGCACCCGTGCCCCAACCTATTAGGTTCCTTTGTCTACGGACTCCCGGAGCTAAACCGCCAAAGGATAGCCTCCGCCAGGCTGGTCAGCGGGGTGGGCTGCAATGCCACCGGGGCCATGTTATGCCTTGCCCCTTTGGCCAGATCTCCCCTGTGGGAGCTGGTGGAGGACGTAGCCGTGGAGTGCCGGGCCGGCTCCTCCGAGGGTGGCGGCAGGCCTTCCGAGGGGGGGATGCACGTCTTCCGAAGCAGGTCCATGCGGCTAGTGTCCGCCTTCCTCCACCGCCACATGGCGGAGGTACTGCAGGAGCTCAACATCCCCTCAAGCCTGCTCTCCATGACCCTTACCACCGCTGAGATGGTTCGGGGCGTCCAGTGCCTTGCCCACGTGAGGCTCAAGGACCGAGTGCCCGAGGCGGACCTTTGGAGGGCCTGCCGGGATGCCTTCGGGGATGAGCCCTTCGTGGACCTTTGCCCCGCAAGGCCCGCCCACCTTCGGATCCCGGACCCCAGGATGGTGCTTGGGAGCAACCGGGCCATGGTGGGCTTTGTGCTCGACAGTTCCGGCAAGAGGCTGATCATGGGGTCCGCCATAGACAACCTGATGAAGGGGGCCGCCGGAACGGCGGTGCAGTGCGCGAACCTCATGCTTGGCCTTCGGGAAGAAGAGGGGCTCGCCATGCCCCCGGTGTATCCTGCGTGA
- a CDS encoding RimK family alpha-L-glutamate ligase gives MNLLVLYTRLRVEEKMLRQRALEMGISSSLVDVSEWVLSGEPSLEAGSVALCRCISHGQNEMLARCLMSAGVRVSNPPEVMAVCGNKMLTALELQRFGIPQPRWRVALSEEGALEAVEELGYPAVLKPLCGSWGRLLAKVNDREALEAVVEHKQQLGVNHQTFFIQEYVDKGGFDVRAFIIGGEPVCAVRRESQSWITNTARGGRTSNQPVDRSMGDLLKGVHRAIGGDFLAVDLFLKDGEWLVNEVNDGGEFKNSVEPTGVDIPGLIVRNLLDA, from the coding sequence GTGAACCTGCTGGTGCTATACACCAGGCTCAGGGTGGAGGAGAAGATGCTTCGCCAAAGGGCCCTTGAGATGGGCATAAGTTCCAGCCTTGTGGACGTTTCCGAATGGGTTCTAAGTGGAGAACCATCGCTGGAGGCCGGTTCGGTGGCCCTCTGCCGGTGCATATCCCACGGCCAGAACGAGATGCTGGCAAGGTGCCTCATGTCAGCGGGGGTCCGGGTGTCGAACCCGCCGGAGGTCATGGCGGTGTGCGGCAACAAGATGCTCACCGCCCTGGAGCTTCAAAGGTTTGGTATACCTCAGCCCCGTTGGAGGGTGGCCCTGTCGGAGGAGGGGGCCCTTGAAGCGGTGGAGGAGCTGGGTTACCCGGCGGTGCTCAAACCCCTGTGCGGAAGCTGGGGGAGGCTGCTTGCGAAGGTCAACGACCGGGAGGCCTTGGAGGCGGTGGTGGAGCACAAACAGCAGCTTGGGGTGAACCACCAGACCTTCTTCATCCAGGAGTACGTGGATAAGGGCGGTTTTGACGTGAGGGCTTTCATCATAGGCGGTGAGCCGGTGTGCGCCGTGCGCCGCGAGAGCCAAAGCTGGATAACCAACACCGCCAGGGGAGGCAGGACCTCAAACCAGCCTGTGGACCGCTCCATGGGCGACCTGCTCAAGGGGGTGCATAGGGCCATCGGCGGCGACTTCCTGGCGGTGGACCTCTTCCTCAAGGACGGGGAGTGGCTGGTTAACGAGGTTAACGACGGAGGGGAGTTCAAAAACTCCGTGGAGCCCACCGGAGTGGACATCCCGGGGCTCATAGTCCGAAACCTTTTGGATGCGTAA
- a CDS encoding lysine biosynthesis protein LysW: protein MGEARFNGVCVVCEGVVGLPDGCCVGEIVPCPDCGVELEVLSLEPLELAEAPQVQEDWGE, encoded by the coding sequence ATGGGTGAGGCAAGGTTCAACGGGGTGTGCGTGGTGTGTGAAGGTGTGGTGGGCCTGCCGGATGGGTGCTGCGTGGGTGAGATCGTGCCGTGTCCGGACTGCGGGGTGGAGCTGGAGGTGCTCTCCCTGGAGCCCCTGGAGCTCGCCGAGGCTCCCCAGGTGCAGGAGGACTGGGGGGAGTAG
- a CDS encoding amidohydrolase: MKAVVNARIWTMRDGGSQEITRGAVLVEGGRIVQVGEEVELKGPVEVIDAQGAILTPGLIDAHTHAGICEEGVPEDPDPVNEETSPVTMGLRALDAINPRDEAFSNALEAGITCVNVVPGSANVVGGSGAVVKTFGRTLDEMLVLPHSGMKAALGENPMRVHGRKDRLPSTRMGNAYCLRKALQDALDYRRRKLNAQEKGEHFDLDLGMENMMPVLEGQRPLRIHCHRSDDICTAVRICREFQVPFTLEHGTEGHLVAELLASLTQEGVSVAVGPTQSSKSKIELRNKTWDTLTAFSKAGVRYCIITDHPVVPIETLQVAVALAVRHGLEPMEAMRGVTLRAAEHLGLGHRMGSVESGKDADLVLWTGDPTDVRNRPAWVMVGGEMAFVNRGAGL, translated from the coding sequence TTGAAAGCCGTAGTGAACGCCAGGATCTGGACCATGAGGGATGGAGGGTCTCAGGAGATAACCAGGGGGGCTGTTTTGGTGGAAGGGGGCAGGATAGTCCAAGTCGGAGAGGAGGTGGAGCTTAAGGGCCCCGTGGAGGTCATAGACGCCCAGGGGGCCATACTAACTCCCGGTCTCATAGACGCCCATACCCACGCGGGAATATGCGAGGAGGGGGTGCCGGAGGATCCGGATCCCGTGAACGAGGAGACCTCCCCGGTGACCATGGGCTTAAGGGCTTTGGACGCCATAAACCCCCGCGACGAGGCCTTCTCCAACGCCCTTGAGGCGGGTATCACCTGCGTTAACGTGGTGCCCGGAAGCGCCAACGTGGTCGGCGGCTCTGGGGCGGTGGTTAAGACCTTCGGAAGGACCCTGGATGAGATGCTGGTGCTTCCCCATTCGGGGATGAAGGCCGCCCTGGGGGAGAACCCCATGAGGGTCCACGGCCGGAAGGACCGGCTGCCGTCCACCCGCATGGGGAACGCCTACTGTCTTAGAAAAGCCCTTCAGGACGCCTTGGACTACCGGCGGCGGAAGCTCAACGCCCAGGAGAAGGGGGAGCACTTCGACCTGGACCTTGGGATGGAGAACATGATGCCCGTGCTGGAAGGACAGCGCCCCTTGAGGATCCACTGCCACCGTTCTGACGACATCTGCACCGCCGTCAGGATATGCCGGGAGTTTCAGGTTCCCTTCACCTTAGAGCACGGAACCGAAGGGCACCTGGTAGCGGAGCTCTTGGCGTCTCTTACCCAGGAGGGCGTAAGCGTGGCGGTGGGCCCCACCCAGTCCTCCAAGAGCAAGATAGAGCTCAGGAACAAGACCTGGGACACCCTTACGGCCTTCAGCAAGGCGGGGGTGAGGTACTGCATCATCACCGACCACCCGGTGGTCCCCATCGAAACCCTTCAGGTGGCGGTGGCCCTGGCGGTGCGCCATGGCCTTGAACCCATGGAGGCCATGCGGGGAGTCACATTAAGGGCGGCGGAGCACCTGGGCCTTGGGCACCGGATGGGCTCCGTTGAGAGCGGGAAGGACGCGGACCTCGTGCTCTGGACCGGGGATCCCACGGACGTAAGGAACCGCCCCGCGTGGGTCATGGTGGGGGGCGAGATGGCGTTTGTAAACCGTGGGGCCGGGCTATGA
- a CDS encoding phosphoenolpyruvate carboxykinase, which yields MENYLEGMAVQEMLRRPVCRSLLRDLTSDELRRISEWEGIPNNQGSALYVTRVRSRSAPFTEILYELDENSLRMLQEVWAYLRWQQLIRVTARVGSPYGLPIQANLYVTRRYSRLAHMFNENFFPQADDDFSDVTTVVVPEWHQRKVFVMPRHRVTYILGSDYYGETKMATLRMVMHMVREEMRGLGLHAGSKRVTIQRNGELERKGMLIFGLSGTGKTTITTADFGLKSPEGVEVLQDDINFLLSDGRCFGSERNFYIKTDNVTRQEPLLSAARDLRAVIENVWVDDDGNVNFDNHAISTNGRAIVPRDAIPNTSDCIDLDKVDMIFFNMRRYDMPPVGRLSSPEQAAAYFMLGESTITSAEDPSRVGQAKRVVGFDPFVVDNPHMNGNRFLQILRDNPGIRCYLLNTGRVGGKDGANISPEVTFACIEGILRDSFSWRYDDLLGYEVPQSLGLPNDEQYLPVTHMGRDEYVKAIESLRRERKEHLRKFSGLAPEIVESV from the coding sequence TTGGAGAACTACTTGGAGGGCATGGCGGTTCAGGAGATGCTTCGAAGGCCCGTTTGCAGGAGCCTGCTCCGGGATCTTACATCGGATGAGCTGAGGCGGATCTCCGAGTGGGAAGGGATCCCGAACAACCAGGGGTCCGCCCTGTACGTCACCAGGGTGCGTTCCAGAAGCGCCCCTTTCACGGAGATCCTGTACGAGCTTGATGAGAACTCCCTGCGGATGCTGCAGGAGGTATGGGCATACCTTCGCTGGCAGCAGCTGATCCGGGTCACCGCCCGGGTTGGCTCTCCCTATGGGTTGCCCATACAGGCCAACCTGTACGTCACCCGCCGCTACTCCCGGCTGGCCCACATGTTCAACGAGAACTTCTTCCCCCAGGCGGACGACGATTTCTCCGACGTCACCACCGTGGTTGTCCCCGAGTGGCACCAGCGTAAGGTATTTGTTATGCCCCGCCACAGGGTGACCTACATCCTGGGCAGCGATTACTACGGGGAGACGAAGATGGCCACCTTGCGGATGGTCATGCACATGGTGCGGGAGGAAATGCGGGGGCTGGGGCTTCACGCGGGAAGCAAGAGGGTTACGATCCAAAGGAACGGGGAGCTGGAGAGGAAGGGGATGCTCATATTTGGCCTCTCCGGCACAGGAAAGACCACCATCACCACCGCGGACTTCGGCCTTAAAAGCCCCGAGGGGGTGGAGGTGCTCCAGGACGACATCAACTTCCTGTTGTCCGACGGCAGGTGTTTTGGCTCGGAGCGCAATTTCTACATAAAGACCGACAACGTGACCAGGCAGGAGCCCTTGCTCAGCGCCGCAAGGGACCTGAGGGCGGTTATAGAGAACGTTTGGGTGGATGACGACGGCAACGTTAACTTCGACAACCACGCCATCTCCACCAACGGCCGGGCCATCGTTCCCCGGGACGCCATACCAAACACGTCGGACTGCATAGACCTTGACAAGGTGGACATGATCTTCTTCAACATGCGGCGCTACGACATGCCCCCGGTGGGGCGTCTTAGCAGCCCGGAGCAGGCGGCGGCTTATTTCATGCTAGGGGAGTCCACCATAACCAGCGCCGAGGACCCCTCCAGGGTTGGGCAGGCGAAGCGGGTGGTGGGGTTTGACCCGTTCGTTGTGGACAACCCGCACATGAACGGCAATAGGTTCCTCCAGATACTGAGGGACAACCCGGGGATACGGTGCTACCTGCTCAACACCGGGCGGGTCGGCGGCAAGGACGGGGCCAACATATCGCCGGAGGTCACCTTCGCCTGCATCGAGGGGATTCTGCGGGACAGCTTCTCATGGCGGTATGACGACCTTCTGGGCTACGAGGTGCCCCAGTCGCTGGGGCTTCCCAACGATGAGCAGTACCTTCCGGTGACCCACATGGGACGGGATGAGTACGTTAAGGCCATAGAGTCCCTAAGGCGGGAGCGCAAGGAGCACTTGAGGAAGTTCTCCGGCCTTGCCCCGGAGATCGTGGAGTCCGTGTAG
- the pcp gene encoding pyroglutamyl-peptidase I, translating into MKTILMTGFDPFGGEAVNPALEAVKALDGRVLGGARICVLEVPTVRVKCVDRVVQAIEDLDPFAVICVGQAGGRAEITPERVAINVDDFRIKDNEGNQPVDEPIDPTGPNAYFSSLPIKAMVQAMRSKGIPASVSNTAGTFVCNHLFYGLMRHLDVEGKGRIGGFIHIPYLPEQAVRFPGQPSMSLECTVEGLATAAQAVLDNRLDLRVSGGREC; encoded by the coding sequence ATGAAGACAATCTTGATGACCGGTTTTGATCCTTTTGGTGGGGAGGCGGTTAACCCCGCCCTGGAAGCGGTAAAAGCCCTGGATGGCCGGGTTTTAGGGGGTGCCAGGATTTGTGTGCTGGAGGTACCCACGGTGCGGGTTAAGTGTGTGGATCGGGTTGTGCAGGCCATAGAGGACCTGGACCCCTTTGCGGTTATATGTGTGGGGCAAGCGGGGGGCCGGGCTGAGATAACGCCTGAGCGGGTGGCGATCAACGTGGACGACTTCAGGATAAAGGACAACGAAGGGAACCAGCCGGTGGATGAACCCATCGACCCAACGGGGCCCAACGCCTATTTTTCGAGCCTCCCAATAAAGGCCATGGTTCAGGCCATGAGGTCCAAGGGCATCCCCGCCTCGGTATCCAATACCGCGGGTACCTTCGTTTGCAATCATCTCTTCTACGGTCTTATGAGGCATCTTGACGTGGAGGGTAAGGGGCGTATTGGCGGTTTTATTCATATACCGTACCTTCCGGAGCAGGCGGTGAGGTTCCCTGGGCAGCCGAGCATGTCATTGGAGTGTACGGTCGAGGGGCTTGCCACGGCGGCGCAGGCGGTGTTGGACAACCGGCTGGATCTTAGGGTCAGCGGCGGCAGGGAGTGTTGA
- a CDS encoding DUF979 domain-containing protein, whose amino-acid sequence MKPSVDHLYILAGLILLVFAGRSFMDRGNPKRLGTGMFWFVYGLTFLLGGLVPPGVIGLMVVVLALIGSFNLMGRGSYPEKSREEKMEAARKLGNRIFIPALCIPLVTFLVAKLTDLGALVGLGVGTVAAFILALLMLRERPYASVEEGRRLMDAIGWSAILSQFLAALGFLFDKAGVGAVVAGMVSSVVPSGRPLLAVVAYCVGMALFTMVMGNAFAAFAVITTGIGIPMVVSLGADPSVVGVIGMLSGYCGTLMTPMAANFNVVPAALLELKDKNGVIKAQVPVALFMLAANVTLMYFLAF is encoded by the coding sequence ATGAAGCCGTCGGTGGATCACCTGTACATCCTGGCGGGTCTTATTCTGTTGGTCTTCGCTGGTAGGTCCTTTATGGACAGGGGTAACCCCAAAAGGCTTGGCACCGGCATGTTTTGGTTCGTCTACGGGCTTACGTTTTTGCTGGGAGGGCTGGTCCCCCCTGGGGTGATCGGGCTTATGGTGGTTGTGTTGGCTTTGATAGGAAGTTTCAACCTAATGGGCCGTGGTTCCTATCCTGAGAAGAGCCGGGAGGAGAAGATGGAGGCGGCCCGTAAGCTTGGTAACCGCATATTCATCCCAGCCCTGTGCATTCCCTTGGTGACCTTTTTGGTGGCAAAGCTCACCGATCTTGGAGCGCTGGTGGGGCTTGGCGTTGGTACCGTGGCGGCCTTTATCTTGGCGCTGCTCATGCTTCGGGAGAGGCCTTACGCTTCCGTGGAAGAGGGTCGGCGTCTTATGGATGCCATAGGATGGTCTGCCATACTTTCCCAATTTCTTGCGGCCCTTGGGTTTTTGTTTGACAAGGCCGGCGTGGGGGCCGTGGTTGCCGGCATGGTGTCGTCGGTGGTCCCTTCCGGAAGGCCCCTGCTGGCGGTGGTGGCCTACTGCGTGGGGATGGCGCTCTTCACCATGGTTATGGGCAACGCCTTTGCCGCCTTTGCGGTGATTACCACGGGGATAGGTATCCCTATGGTGGTTTCTTTGGGTGCGGACCCCTCCGTGGTGGGGGTCATAGGCATGCTGTCCGGTTACTGCGGGACCCTCATGACCCCCATGGCGGCAAACTTTAACGTGGTGCCGGCGGCTCTTTTGGAGCTAAAGGACAAGAACGGGGTGATCAAGGCTCAGGTGCCGGTGGCGTTGTTCATGTTGGCGGCCAACGTAACCCTCATGTACTTCCTGGCCTTTTAG
- a CDS encoding DUF969 domain-containing protein translates to MLKLVGVAIVVLGLSLRLNPLLVVLGAGVATGLVAHMGVWEILEALGNAFVTNRYMSLFVLTLPVIGILERHGLREQAERFVSSLRGATAGRVMLLYMLFRQLTCALGLQLGGHPTFVRPIVAPMAEGALAKDGSLIPQLSDKVRAMAASAENYGNFFGQLIFIASGGLLLIKGVMDQAGHPVDLMKMGMYAVPTAVCAFVAAFVRFSLFDRSSAAGISRGGEVE, encoded by the coding sequence TTGTTGAAGCTTGTGGGCGTTGCGATAGTGGTTTTGGGGTTGAGCCTTCGTCTTAATCCCCTGTTGGTTGTGTTGGGGGCCGGAGTGGCCACTGGACTGGTGGCCCATATGGGGGTTTGGGAGATACTGGAGGCGCTGGGTAACGCCTTTGTGACGAACCGGTACATGTCCCTCTTCGTGCTTACGCTTCCTGTGATCGGGATATTGGAGAGGCACGGGCTGAGGGAACAGGCAGAGAGGTTCGTGTCGTCCCTCAGGGGTGCCACCGCTGGTCGGGTCATGCTGCTTTACATGCTGTTCCGTCAGCTTACCTGTGCGCTGGGTCTTCAGCTGGGGGGGCATCCGACCTTTGTAAGGCCCATAGTGGCTCCCATGGCGGAGGGGGCCCTGGCTAAGGATGGATCTTTGATCCCCCAGCTTTCCGATAAGGTCAGGGCGATGGCGGCCTCGGCGGAGAACTACGGTAACTTCTTCGGCCAGCTCATATTCATAGCCTCCGGAGGGCTTCTTCTCATAAAGGGGGTCATGGATCAGGCGGGGCATCCGGTGGACCTTATGAAGATGGGAATGTACGCCGTTCCCACCGCGGTTTGTGCCTTTGTGGCGGCGTTTGTCAGGTTCAGCCTGTTTGACCGCTCGTCTGCTGCGGGGATTTCAAGGGGAGGTGAGGTTGAATGA
- a CDS encoding Crp/Fnr family transcriptional regulator, whose amino-acid sequence MDGSIYSDLFDQLSQERMRRFFLEEVAPLGVLREYRRGSSVDHEFAASSMGVVVKGCVSKSMVSSGGKEKLLYFLRPGEIFGEMDLLDGGSFPYVLCARRNSSVAYVPLREVQSLLELRPEAYRFFIHSMTRKFRIVALQLANSAFNDAGGKVAEALLRLCSCLEPSEVSRMAVSVTQQELASNIGCSRVTVARVLKRLEREGVVERRGRELVVSDVEALMRLRDGVR is encoded by the coding sequence ATGGATGGATCCATATATTCGGACCTCTTTGACCAGTTGAGCCAGGAGAGGATGAGGCGTTTTTTCCTGGAAGAGGTGGCCCCCTTAGGTGTGCTGAGGGAGTATCGGCGGGGCAGTTCCGTGGATCATGAATTCGCTGCCAGCTCCATGGGGGTGGTGGTGAAGGGGTGCGTTTCAAAGTCCATGGTGAGTTCTGGGGGTAAGGAGAAACTGCTGTATTTTTTAAGGCCTGGCGAGATCTTTGGGGAGATGGATCTCTTGGACGGGGGATCCTTCCCATACGTGCTTTGCGCCAGAAGGAACAGCAGCGTGGCCTATGTGCCGTTACGTGAAGTTCAGAGCCTTTTGGAGTTGAGGCCGGAGGCTTATCGGTTCTTCATCCACAGCATGACCCGTAAGTTCAGGATAGTGGCGTTGCAGCTGGCCAACAGCGCGTTCAATGACGCCGGTGGGAAGGTGGCCGAGGCGTTGCTTCGGCTCTGTTCCTGCCTGGAGCCATCGGAGGTTAGCCGAATGGCCGTGTCGGTGACCCAGCAGGAGCTGGCGTCCAACATAGGGTGTTCAAGGGTTACCGTGGCAAGGGTTCTGAAGAGGCTTGAGAGGGAAGGGGTGGTGGAGAGAAGGGGAAGGGAGCTTGTGGTGTCGGATGTGGAAGCCCTTATGAGGTTAAGGGATGGGGTCAGGTAG
- a CDS encoding DUF502 domain-containing protein — translation MSSSDGVRSGGRGLRRFLLRVRLFVTSAAKTFGTGLMVFFPLIVTFLVLNFVFKSVEALFVWLFGLTNSVEATAGIMFFTVSLVFYGGYKIRRQEKWFMTRVDRFLAALPMVGSWYKVMRDLVDRFTNKGSKDMYLGVVEVPVGEGHVLAFVTKREMAPDGKVMLTLFMPTSPNPTSGIVLFFPEDKVRKSDMSPEAAFSRIISLGLK, via the coding sequence TTGTCTTCGTCCGACGGCGTGAGGTCAGGCGGAAGGGGGCTTAGGAGGTTTCTTTTGAGGGTCAGGCTTTTTGTCACGTCCGCGGCCAAGACCTTCGGCACCGGCCTTATGGTCTTCTTCCCGCTGATAGTGACCTTTCTTGTCTTGAACTTCGTGTTCAAGTCGGTGGAGGCCCTCTTCGTGTGGCTTTTTGGGCTCACCAACTCGGTGGAGGCCACGGCTGGGATAATGTTCTTCACCGTATCCCTGGTGTTTTACGGTGGTTACAAGATAAGGCGCCAGGAGAAGTGGTTCATGACCCGGGTGGACCGTTTCCTTGCGGCCCTTCCCATGGTGGGTTCTTGGTACAAGGTGATGCGGGATCTGGTGGATCGGTTCACCAACAAAGGTTCCAAGGACATGTACCTTGGGGTGGTGGAGGTTCCCGTTGGGGAGGGTCATGTGCTTGCCTTCGTCACCAAGAGGGAGATGGCTCCGGACGGCAAGGTGATGCTGACGCTTTTCATGCCCACGAGCCCCAACCCCACGTCTGGGATAGTGTTGTTCTTCCCGGAGGACAAGGTGAGGAAGTCCGACATGTCGCCGGAGGCGGCGTTCTCAAGGATAATATCCCTGGGGTTGAAGTAG
- a CDS encoding 1-acyl-sn-glycerol-3-phosphate acyltransferase — MKDIFYLITRCALWLYFKLYHRLTVEGLHNIPQVNVIVAPNHCSYLDPPAVGTAFPRKLTSIAWEGLFKSKAFSMLITALGAVKVSHEDARRAAAILKLSVELLRSGHDLMIFPEGQRSPTGELLPLEGGVALMALKSNRPIVPTVIKGSFEALPPHRKFPRPRKITIKFLPPIWPPSDESKDPKALREEMLKKLEEALRAGA, encoded by the coding sequence TTGAAAGACATCTTCTACCTCATCACCCGGTGCGCCCTTTGGCTTTACTTCAAGCTCTACCACCGCCTCACCGTGGAGGGCCTTCACAACATACCGCAGGTCAACGTCATCGTGGCCCCCAACCACTGCAGCTACCTCGACCCCCCCGCCGTGGGAACGGCCTTCCCACGGAAGCTAACATCCATAGCCTGGGAAGGCCTTTTCAAGTCCAAGGCCTTCTCCATGCTCATAACCGCCTTGGGGGCGGTCAAGGTCTCCCACGAAGACGCAAGACGGGCGGCGGCGATTCTCAAGCTGAGCGTGGAACTCCTACGGTCGGGGCATGACCTCATGATCTTCCCGGAGGGACAGCGCAGCCCCACCGGAGAGCTCCTGCCCCTGGAAGGAGGGGTGGCGCTGATGGCCCTCAAGTCCAACCGACCCATAGTGCCGACGGTCATCAAGGGCTCCTTCGAAGCCCTGCCGCCTCACCGTAAGTTCCCCAGGCCAAGGAAGATAACCATAAAATTCCTGCCCCCCATATGGCCCCCCTCGGACGAGTCAAAGGACCCAAAGGCGCTGCGGGAGGAGATGCTTAAAAAGCTGGAGGAAGCGCTGAGGGCCGGGGCGTAA
- a CDS encoding FAD binding domain-containing protein: MKIEMTVNGKVMEADVHPLRPLLKVLREDLNLTGTKEGCGEGECGACSVIMNGLLVNACCVPAMQAAGSEILTVEGLGGEENPDELQKAFVEQGAVHCGFCTPGMIMASRALLEENQQPTLEEIKVALSGNLCRCTGYERIYKAVDQAVRLGYTKTFKPRKSLCGSDKPRFSGEEAGRFFSPKSLDEALEILSKHGDCKILAGATDILPDIKNGKGEPQKVIDLFGVKELHGIEVEGAVIRIKACTTNGEIIRSSVAREYLPALVEASARSGAPAIQNRATVGGNLANASGAADLPVILLALDAKVRLASAKGMRTMTLKEFMPSYRKNACEPGEILESIEIPVPPKGSVQRYFKRGSRKALTLSRVSLAMYLEEENGAVKAFRLAAGSMSPLPMRLVKTEEAVIGKDLKAAAEIAASAAYDEVNPRKSPSYRKRITSNLVRRFFDELSHR; the protein is encoded by the coding sequence ATGAAGATAGAGATGACCGTCAACGGCAAGGTTATGGAGGCGGACGTTCACCCCTTAAGGCCTCTTCTTAAGGTTCTCCGGGAGGATCTCAACCTCACGGGTACCAAGGAGGGCTGCGGAGAGGGCGAGTGCGGGGCCTGTTCGGTGATCATGAACGGTCTTCTGGTGAACGCCTGCTGCGTGCCCGCCATGCAGGCGGCGGGCAGCGAGATACTGACCGTGGAGGGCCTTGGCGGGGAGGAGAACCCCGACGAGCTTCAGAAGGCCTTTGTGGAACAGGGGGCGGTCCACTGCGGCTTCTGCACCCCCGGCATGATAATGGCCTCCAGGGCCCTGCTGGAGGAGAACCAGCAGCCAACGTTGGAGGAGATCAAGGTGGCCCTGTCGGGCAACCTGTGCCGCTGCACCGGCTACGAGAGGATCTACAAGGCGGTGGACCAGGCGGTGCGCCTTGGATACACCAAGACCTTCAAGCCCAGGAAGAGCCTTTGCGGGTCAGATAAGCCCCGTTTCAGCGGGGAAGAGGCGGGGCGCTTCTTCTCGCCCAAGAGCCTCGACGAGGCCCTTGAGATCCTGTCTAAGCACGGGGACTGCAAGATCCTGGCGGGGGCCACGGACATACTGCCGGACATCAAGAACGGCAAGGGTGAGCCCCAGAAGGTGATCGACCTCTTCGGTGTTAAGGAGCTCCACGGCATAGAGGTGGAGGGGGCGGTGATACGCATAAAGGCCTGCACCACCAACGGTGAGATCATAAGGAGCTCCGTGGCCAGGGAGTACCTGCCGGCGCTGGTTGAGGCTTCCGCAAGGAGCGGCGCTCCCGCCATCCAGAACCGGGCCACCGTAGGCGGCAACCTGGCCAACGCCTCCGGCGCGGCGGACCTTCCGGTGATACTCCTCGCCCTGGACGCTAAGGTGCGTCTTGCCTCCGCCAAGGGGATGAGGACCATGACGCTTAAGGAGTTCATGCCAAGCTACCGCAAGAACGCCTGTGAGCCGGGGGAGATCCTGGAGTCCATAGAGATCCCGGTTCCGCCCAAGGGGTCGGTGCAGCGGTACTTCAAGCGGGGGTCGAGGAAGGCCCTTACCCTCTCCAGGGTGAGCCTCGCCATGTACCTGGAGGAGGAGAACGGGGCGGTCAAGGCCTTCCGGCTTGCGGCGGGGAGCATGTCTCCGCTGCCCATGAGGCTGGTGAAGACCGAGGAGGCGGTCATAGGCAAGGACCTCAAGGCCGCCGCGGAGATTGCGGCCTCAGCGGCCTACGACGAGGTGAACCCCAGGAAGAGCCCCTCCTACCGGAAGAGGATAACCTCCAACCTGGTAAGGCGCTTCTTCGACGAGCTGTCCCACCGGTAA